The Anabas testudineus chromosome 1, fAnaTes1.2, whole genome shotgun sequence genomic sequence GGATTTCACCACTCACTGCTTGGCTCACAGCATCCAGGGTAGGCCGGGATTTAGGTGCTGACATTCCCATTAAAGGGTTCCTTAAAACGCTccctctccagctcctctctcgCGTTTGTCAGATTTATGTGAGGGGCGGATAATTGTGGCTGCCCTGCTTAGCTGATCCCAGCGGAGGGAAATTATCGACGTAGAGGGGACGGCACAGAGGCGAGGATGCTCGgtgcaccaggagagagatgagCAATGGGTGAAGGTAAGTGGCAAACGGTTCAAATCAACAGGATGGAGTTCCTTTGCCTCCCAATTCTCCTGCTAAGTGGAGAAATGTAGCTCCGAGCGACAGCGGAGCATATGGAGATGTGTTGCCAACCTACACACAGCGGACAACTCCAGCAGTAGTTGGCCTACACATGGTGACACGCACAGAGGATCCACCATGAgagggggagtgtgtgtgtgtgtgtgtgtgtgtgtgagagagagagggaatcTGTGGGGTGCTGTGCTGTGTAAATGCATTATTCAGACTTACCATGGGCGCCCTCCTTCACCTGCCGTCACGACACGCATGCGCACCTAAAAACGTGGACGACGAGCTCACGGAAATTCATGGAACAATTTGACGCATCAGACTGGACCATGGCACtaaagttaaattattttagtcTTAGGTATTCAGTGTAATAACGGTGTAGCATCTGAGTGTTGTGTTGCggcatttaaatgatttgtgtCAGATCATCACCACTTTGTTGATTGCTTCAACAAGTAGTTGGAGTTGGTCCATCTGTATGAACATTTATTACATATCACTGATCAGGTGTAATGTTACACTACTAGTTTACCAAATGTGCACACATCAGTCATTTGAATGTAGAACTTGTAGTAGTCAATCAGAAAATATATACTGGGAGGACTGTTTGTACTTGTTAAAGAGCATGTGTAGGTGTTTCTGGATTCACAGATTGTTCATTGCACAGCATTATTTATATCTGAACCACTCTGAGCCAccataaaacaattaaaatataatttcgTGGTATTTCTGCAGATGTGTGCAGGTCCAGTAGTGACCTGGGGCCAGCAGCACGTGTTTGTTCCAGGTCccacagaaatgcagaaataGGGAAATTCCTTGTTAAGGTTGATTTTAGGATTGTATATCTACTCATAAATAGACCTTTAAAACCCTCTTTCTCTGGATTTCTGTCCCTTATTGTGTGACAGGtttttctctcattcacacTGAGAGATCATATTACTCACACAGTGTGAATTATCTGTTGTGGCGTGAGGGTCAGATAAAAGCATATGAAGAGCAATAGGCCTGACACATACAATAGGCAGTGCCAGCCTTTAataactgttgtgtgtgtgtgtttatgtctatgAAGATGATTGTGCAGAAAGGTGATACAGGTTGAAGTTGCTGAGCTTCCTTTTCTTCCGTATGCCCTTATAgaagtgtttctctctctctctcttgctcatgCACACTCTTTGAGACTCACCTTTCTCTCTgggttttctgtctgtgtcctcGCTGTGCCTCTCAGGTCCCCTCTGCTTCTGCTGATGTTTGCTTTCCGACAGGAAGGGGCACGCCGTGACTTTGTGTCAGCGTAGCATCCTCTTTGAAGTGTTGTGGAGCAGCAGTGAACTGTCACAATAGAAACTAGAAAACAATGAgcaaaggtttttaaaaatcactAATTCATGTTGTAAGTTGTGATCTAAATTGTTTCATAATCATGACTGTATGTTGTTGCATTATCATCAAATTGCTTTATGCTACAAATGAGATTAGTTACAGGAATAAACTCACTGAGATTTCTATGCTTTGTCTGTTGTACATAGTTCAATCTAACTAACCCAAAGCTGGATTCTGAAAGGTCAACACTGATGGTTAAGAGTATAAAATATCTTATATTACCACCTgtctaaaaaagaaacagacatttatGATAAGACACCTGTACGTATGTTTAATAAATTCTGAGCAACATTTGTACTTAAGTGATAACTGACATATGCTATACACGTATACATATGTGATAAAGTAAAATtagcttatatatatattgtagtTTTAGACAATTTATTGGTGAGCCtctaaaaatgacattatttaGTGTTACACGCACTTTCTGTGTAGTTTCGCATGAAAAAGTCATTTATGACTGTAGCTCAGGAGGTAAAGCAGTCAGTACCCACcttgagaaacacagtgaagccCACACCTGTGTGTGCAactttgctttggataaaataatttatttttctgaatttaaagaaatgcattaaTCATATGATGCATTTTTGCAGAACTcgtttattttcttttccagttaGTTAACACAATAGAGTGGTATTCCCTGACATTCGTGCTCTTAGTCTTAAGTAACAATactgtgcattttttattacattcagCTTGTccagaaaatgaacagaaatcaaaacacacagtttaccTTGTCATACAATATTTAccttaaaagacagaaagaaaagacattaaagaagATAGCTGCCATTGGTTCCAAGCAACCCCCGACCCTTGAACGGAAAAAGCGATTAGAGAAATGAATAGAGCTTGTAGTTAGAGGTCGACTGATGAAAAGAGGTTAAGTTTAGTAAGTTCACCCCAGTTCAGCTTTCAGTCGATCTGTGTCTGTGACGTTTAAAGTCGCAGGCAGGGCGAGGAGAGAGAAGTAGTAACACAGAAACCTTTAATGATCCATTCCTTGGGTCCTCCCAGAAATATGAATTAGAAGAGAAAAATGGGTTGTGTGTCTGTAGGCACACAGgcagctgcgtgtgtgtgtgtgttgtgtggtgtgtgtgtgtgtgtgtgtgtgtgtgtgtgttggcctgAATTAAATAAGCTACCAAGAAGCTTCATCAGACATCTGAGCATTTCTGTGACCTACTTCTATCTGATGGGGCACCAATTGGGAGCTACTCATTCAGTCATTGTTTATGTCACCTGGTGTATTCACgtgaatataaacaaaataattaaatgaattagATCAGACTTCACCTTGTTCTTTTTAGCCATGCTATCAGAGTGCTTCAGTGGGTGGCACTTGGTTCACCACCTTGACTAAGACTAAACTACCTCAAAAATGATGAAGTAGCATGACATTTTCTGGAGATACTCTTGGTCTCCAGAGGATGAGCCCTTCACATTTTGATAATGCTCTGACCTTTCCTCTAAACCAGCATGTGGTCTACATCTGCAGTTTTGAATTACATGGCTCAGCAGATACCGATTGCATTGTTGTATGAAGGTGAAAAACTTTACTGCGTTACTTAGATTTAGACTTTTGAAGCTCCCGATTcgttgtttgtttacagctcaTCAGATCAACCTCATTTATAACAgtatattttatcttatctcttTCATACAGGGGTGTCCTATAACTCctgacagagaagaggagcCCTCATTGCCATAACTacctcccccctctcctccttcactctccATTCACCTCCTTTCTTCACCtgttgagtgtttgttttctactttctaTCTTCCATCATCTGTCACCATGACAACCTCAGCCCTGCGCCGGCAGGTGAAGAATATTGTGCACAACTATTCAGAAGCAGAGATCAAGGTAGTGATTGTGATTGAATTGTATTTTCTTCAAGTGTCACTGACGTACAGTAACTTTTCTACTAAAGCCTGTGGATGTGTAAACAGAATTGGAAGTCATAGCAGATCAATACCTGTCAGAGCAAAACTTTATTGACTTGGAATTCTTTTGTATagataaatgtgtttgacaCTTGTAACAGTCTTTTTTTATATCATGCTCTATGTCAGTGAACATGATGTgcatgaaatgtaaaatgaaaagagcCTAACTCTTCCTCTGCTGGTGTTATGTAGGTTCGCGAGGCTACCTCGAACGATCCGTGGGGCCCGTCCTCGTCTCTCATGTCGGAGATCGCCGATTTGACTTTCAATGTGGTGGCGTTTGCTGAGGTCATGGGTATGGTGTGGAAGCGCCTCAATGACAGTGGCAAGAACTGGAGACATGTCTACAAGGTGACCTCATGAACGACAAGTGTGAGATTTCATAGCGTTAACTTCAGCTCCCCTGTGACTGCTGCCACATTTGCCTCAGTAATTCCTTTTCAACTGTATTTTTCCTGTTGCTCAAactcaaaataaacacatcagttaCATTATGTAGAGCGTGTGAAGTTGAGCTGTAACAACACTGTGCAGTATGAGTATATTAACAAACATTTACCCCCAGGCTCTGACTCTGCTGGATTATCTGCTGAAGACAGGATCAGAGAGAGTCGCCCAACAGTGTCGTGAGAACGCTTTCACCATTCAGGTACTGCGCTGTAAAAACCAGAACCTACTAGACGAGAACCTCAGCAATTCATACACCTCAGGAACAAATATGGTTGATTCTTTATTGCCTATTTGAATCACCATTTGTCGTTACCTTGGCAACTACTATTCTTCCTCTGGGTCCAGTGAATTCACTGAATGTTACACTACAGTTAAAAAAATCACCAGTGCAACAATCAAATAGTAAAAATGTGGATGTGTTGTACCTGTTTTGTTTAGTGAGGTTAACATTGCATAGTCAAATCAAATGATAATAACACTAATATATATTGATCTGACCACGACACTGTCGTTTGTCTATGTGTGATTCAGACACTGCGTGACTTCCAGTATATAGACCGTGACGGCAGAGACCAAGGGGCCAACGTGAGAGAAAAAGCTCGCCAGTTGGTGTGTCTCCTCCGGGACGAGGAGCGACTGCGCCAGGAGAGGAGTCAAGCCCTGAAGACCAAGGAGCGAATGGCTGGGGGAGGCAGCGGCGGGGGTGGGGTGTATATGGAGGTATACCCCCATCCTACCACCCAGGCAGGCGAACAAGTCAGCCCAGCATGGCTGTGCTGTACGGGGAGGAGTTCAGCCGCTCCAGAGGCTCTCCGTGCTCCTTTAACTGTGAGTGTTGTGGGTTTTTAAAGTCTGAACTCATCTGGAGCAGCTTCTTTAACACACTTTCAACTTAAGAGCCCATTTATGTGGCCAATTTGTGACTAAAAGGATAAAGAGGTAAAAATCCGCTCTTGTTTTCCAACCTATTGCCACATTCCTAATGAGATGCTTTTTGTGCTGTGGCCCAGCACTTCGGACAATCCACAAGACACATTATCAATACTGCAGCAGAGGCCTGACAATATTTAAATCAGCCACAGACCTGTGGTCCACAACAATCTGCCAGCTTGTCCTCACACACTCTTTATTCCTCCCTTCCTAAAACTCCCTCACTGTCCCTCCGCAGCCTCGTCCTCGTCTCCTCGCGCCACCTCCGACCTAGAGCAGGCTCGACCTCAGACCAGTGGcgaggaggagctgcagctccagctggccTTAGCgatgagcagagaggagagtcagaaggtaaaacaacacacatatcATGGTAATGTGTCTCCACCATCCCCTCCCCTCCCTACATCACACGCACTTCTCTGTAATCGAGCCACACATGTCTCGTTGTCTGTTGATGATTCCAGTGATGGAGATTTTGTTGAAAACATTCTGAACGTTTGCCACATTCATCCAGCTagtctttccttcctctgttaCCATAGTGATGGATGAAGACACAACTACAGATTGCTTTAAGGCTTAGTCAAAAGGAGCATGAGCAGGTATACACACTGAAAGACACTCTCCAACTCTTTATCATCATCTCTTAACGAcgtagctgtgtgtgttttgtgtatttgacCCCTGGCTCTAAAGAAAATGCTTCACtgagaaaaactaaacactttCTTTCAAACCCTTTTTTCTTCTGACTCTGTTCTTCTTTCCAGGACCtccatttttccactttgactTAACAGACCACTAATATTcatgtctctcttttctcacatttaaatTTCCGCTCAGggtatttgaacattttctctgctctctctctcgctctgttgTGCTTTGCTGCAAACCAACCTCGGCTCTTtgacaacaaatattttaacagcataaaaaaaaaaaagctaacagTGCTGCCTTCGTTTTACTGGAGTAAGCCAAACGTTGGTTCTCTAgtgctgtgcgtgtgtgtgtgtgtgtgtgtgtgtgtgtgtgtgtgtgtgatgatgtcactgtgcCGCCCCTGCAGGAGCAGTGCTGTCACCAAGGAGACGAGTCTCTGTTACAGAAGGCCCTGGATGAGAGCCGGAGAGAGAGCCAGTCAGGGACACGAGAGgtgagttttaaaatgtgtgtttgtgtgtagtgtACTGCATGTGTGGGGTGCATGCTTGGTACGCCAGTGTGTATTTCTACTAAGAGGTGGGCGGGTGTATTTGTAGGTGGTCGTTGGCAGGCGTTTAGAGAATGAAGTGGAGTTTTTAAGGCATAGACTATAGGACGGGAGGAAACAAGGCAAAAAGACATAGATCAGCACAATGAGGAGAAAGAGTTACCTGCTGAATAAGAATGACTTTGTCTTGTCTAACCTTGAGCTCAGCATGGCATTTACCTGAATGTAGACTCCTTATCTTGTAACACACCCGCTGCCGTATTCATTGACTTGTTAACAAGCTGATCAGAGTCACCAGCTGTCTTTTATGTACAACCCCCTACTGGTCAGATTACATCCGTATCCTTCCTTATCACTTCAGATAATAAccacaaacagtgaaacagagctCCTAAATGATTCTCTGACTGACTGTAGGACTGgacatatttacaaaaatgacaTCTCAGATATTAAATTAATACACTGGGTTTagtaagaataaataaaataagatccatttcagacatgttttcatACAGATACCATCTTCAGAGGGTTGAGAGAGATACTGCATAAAACTGAGCAGTTTGTCAAGTTGCTGCTGTTTCAAATGGTTTCGGTTATATTAGCTCATAGTTCTCTACATTACATCTGCACAAATTTGGATGCCAGAGTGCTGTTACACAGATCCCATATGGTGCAGGGCTATTTTAGTTTGAACAATAAATGCAATTTTCCTAACAGGCTGCAgttctgtctgctctgctgtgagTTGGTGCTCTGCAGGGAAATCTAAACAGTGGGATGCGGATGCAGCCTGACAAATTTATGAAGCTATGAGACTGTTTCTGAAATACTGCAGGAACTTTTCATTGCATTTTTCACGGCATTATGTAATATTATCACTGACAGACTACAATAGACACAGTATAACACCAGTGAAGACCAGTGAATTTTTATAACTCAGTAGGAAACTTTAAAATGCCCCTGTTGTTGTAAAAGTAGAGTTTTGTAAATAGAGAGGGGataaaaaatagttaaaataaaagtgtacaGGTATATCCATCACATTTCAGCTTTGACAGTGACGAGGACCTTTTATTTTCAGGAAACCAATaagatatttactgtaatgagCCGTAAGTTTAAGAAGAAGCATGTGGTGGCTGTGGTACAGTGGTAGACTGTTTGTCCATCGATTCTAGGGTTGGCGGTCTGTGACCCAGCTCGTTCTTGTGTGTCCCTGAAACCCAGCGCAATGTCCACAAAACTTGCAGCCACTAAAGTTGCTGAAGCCAGTGCACACTCTGTGCCAGTCCCGGGTAGGTCATTTGGCAGAAAACCTGTGACAAACATATGTGTAGACTCTGCTCTGGTGTCCTGACCACtgcataaaacaaaaccaaaaaagactgcaattatattttagataattCTAATGAAAGATCTGTAGTGACATTGTGTACAAGCGTTTTTCATTGACTTGAACGGGCAAAGTAATTCAACATATTCAATTCaggttttcctttttgaaataaatgtacatttcagGTAGGCAAAGTTAAATTGTGGATATCTTAAAATTAGTTTTCCCATCATATCTGCTATGTTATGACATCACTGTGCTAAAATAGCACAGTGATGTCATTTATGTGTCGTTTTCACATGCGTCAGCTGTGTCTCATGTTACAGTCACACAGAGCTGGAACATTTGATTACATGTCATTTTGCTCCCTCTCTAGTCGGCCATGTTAGACCTAGTAGACATATTTGGCCCATCACCTGAGCCCCCGCCTGCCCCTGCTGACCCCTGGAAGTCTGCTCAGCCTGCCTGTGACATCACCTCTGACCCCTGGGACACTGTAGGTAGGTGTCTAACCATACAAACATCTCCATACTCATATAGGTCATTATAatgtcagagctgctgcctTGTCAGATTTGTGGCTGtcatgttttttgtctgtgctACAGCAGTCcactccagcactcctgtgatTGGTAGCCCATGGATGGCCTCTCACTCCTCCTCCAACGCATCTAATCCTTGGGCTCCATGTGCAAAGTCACGCACAGATCCCTGGGAAGCAGCACCTGTCTCCTCTAGTCCTGTCAATCACGTGTGGGACAGCCCAACAGACGGAGGTACTGTGTTCGGTGTTTGTCTAAAGATATGTGTGTTGCACCCTGTGATTGTTCTTATCTGTTCTCATTTTCCTTTGCAGGTTGTGATGGGACAGATCCATTCACGGCACAGGACATGGAGAAGTCGAAACAGGAAGTTCCTCAGGTGTCTTCCCCTCAACCTGCCAGTCCCACAGGTAGTGTATTTCTCGTGCTTTGAAAGTGAGGAAATCCACTTCTAGCATCCTGTTGAGAGCAGGAAGGAGACAAGATCACTACATAAACTACAGTCAAGACAGTCTCTTCTTCTTACTCTGCACTCATCAACAGcgttttttttctatttgtttctttctttacttttgttCTTTCCTGGTTCAGATGCAGAGCTGTTTGGGGTAACGACAGACTCTGGTCCATTTGCTGGAACAGATTCTAAGGCAGATTTCTACAGGACAGACCCTCAAGTGAAACCCCAGGTAAATGGACGAGAGTCTGCTAGCCCAGAGATGTTTGACCTGTCCCGGCTCGCACCTCCACTCAGCGCCCCACCTACACGTGTATGTCGGACGCCAGAGGCCTTTCTGGGACCTACAGGAGCCTCGCTAGTGAATTTAGACGCTCTGATTCCCCCCAACCCGCCTAGCAAGACACACAATAACCCTTCCTCTCAGGTAAGAAGCTAGTCAGGAGCACAGATGCTGTATTTACTTACTGTGGTGTTTCCCAACCAactaatgatgataatgatgttcTTCCCCTCAGGTTTGAGTGCTCCATCTCCCACCAACCCCTTCCACTGCGACCAGCCTCGTCTGACCCTCAACCAAATGCGACCGTCCTCTACATCCCCGCTTCCCCCCAACATGCTGTCCTACAGCCCGTCCCTGCCTCTCCCACTGCATCACCAGCCACCcaccctcccttcctctctcacaCAACCTCCTGCTGGACTCCTAGACCTTCCCTCCAACCTACCACAACCCCTGCTTCCCTTTTGTCCAAGGCCAGCACCCCACACTCAgtcgcagacacacacacacagccacaaccCATTCCTCTGAGACTCATGCATCCTTCAGTCNNNNNNNNNNNNNNNNNNNNNNNNNNNNNNNNNNNNNNNNNNNNNNNNNNNNNNNNNNNNNNNNNNNNNNNNNNNNNNNNNNNNNNNNNNNNNNNNNNNNTTTTGTTCATGATGGGCAAAAAGTGTTTGAGAAGTCAGTGGTTCAAAATACAATAACTACAGTAACTTCACATAGTTTTCATAAAAGCAacatcctctttctctttctccttatGCAGTATCTTTACCTCACACCTCCACCACAGTTGTTCAGTTTCATCTCTTTTGGTAACTGTGTGGGTTTGAAAATCTATGGTCTGATATGTTTATTCTCAACATAattttttgttgtcattattaCAGTACACAATTTCAACAATTTACCTAATTTCATATGTACAGCAAAGATCCACACTGTGTGCCTCTGTTTCATAACAaacaacatctttattggaCCACTCGCCATCCATCCACACAACCCACTAAAGCTGCTCACACCCTCAGGACACTCTGTCTCTTGTTGCTGGAGCTGCTGGCTCCTCATAATCAGACTGTATCTTCAAATAGCCAGTGATCATCCAGCCTTCGGCACACTGTTCTTGGTTTTCTGTACAAAGAAGCTGAATGCAATACACCGGCAATGTAGACACGCACACATAAAAACGCATATGCattaaagcacaaaaaacacacatatgcttACAGGCATAcacaaaaattatatatataaatatttgtgaTGATATAGTTTATTGACTGTAAAATGCACACACGGTACAGACGTTCATGATAAAATTAATGAAGCTCTGCATCGCTTCCATAAACTCTCATATGTGCTCAAGACAAGACAAGGTACAGTTATGAAATCTGGAGAATGTCCAATAATAGAGTAGCACTGTTAGATCTGTGGGGTAACAGATCCAACAAAGGGGACCAAATGTGGCCTGCCACCTCGTCTGCATTACAATGACTCTATCAGGAGAGAAAAGGTTCTGGtgtaaacacaaatgtgcactgCCAGTTCTCATTTAATCCTATTAACACCTAATAACATGTACTGATTAAGCAAAGGTTTATTCAAAttacctctttctttctcatctcaCTTTTCATCCTCCCCCTCGTCTTCCCTCTCATCCACACATCTGTACCACATGTCAGACAACAGTGGCAGTGTGCTCTGTAGTGTTGGTGGCTAATGTGATGCTGAGGTGATTTCAGGTCTGAAGTACCTtatgacaaagacacagacagagacagatcgTCCTGTCAGCAGTTGACTAGCCCATGGCTTTGTGACATAAGTGCAGATGACTGGGACAGTGAGGGGTTGTTAAGAGAGAAATTAGGACATAGGAAGGCAAGTAGAAaggtagaaaagaaagaaagtcatgGAAAAATCACGATcacaaatgtcaaacaacatTCGGTTGTAGAAAAAGTAACTTGATTCCGTGtatagagtgtgtgtttttaaatgtcttttcaatgtgatgtgatctgtTTGTTAtgcatgttttaacatttattttaaaaggtgctATATAACTCTTTACATTCATATTTGCTCACTTTGTGATAAGCTGATAGTGTTGTGTCCTAATTGAGAAATTTCAGTTAGTGGTGTAAAATTCTCACTATTAGCTCTCACTCAAATGGTTGAATCGACGGAGGATAAAAAACAGTGTATACTTTGATAAGCTTTAAACTGACATTGACAACTACACACAACATGTGTATAGTCTTACTGAAAGTTTAATTGGAAACctaattattttcattctgGCTGTACTTTTTGGATGCAGCTGGACAGAACATGTAATTCTTTTCAATAGCAGGATCCTGAGTGTAGAATGGACACCAAAACCTTCCTTTAAAACTACCACTCTGTGTCACTTGGATTACAGGACATCAGTGGACTGGAGGTGATTGGCTATGGCAAACCATTTTCTTTTGTCACAGTGTGCTGCAGCCCCTTactggagaaagaag encodes the following:
- the LOC113162142 gene encoding LOW QUALITY PROTEIN: epsin-3-like (The sequence of the model RefSeq protein was modified relative to this genomic sequence to represent the inferred CDS: inserted 1 base in 1 codon) yields the protein MTTSALRRQVKNIVHNYSEAEIKVREATSNDPWGPSSSLMSEIADLTFNVVAFAEVMGMVWKRLNDSGKNWRHVYKALTLLDYLLKTGSERVAQQCRENAFTIQTLRDFQYIDRDGRDQGANVREKARQLVCLLRDEERLRQERSQALKTKERMAGGGSGGGXGVYGGIPPSYHPGRRTSQPSMAVLYGEEFSRSRGSPCSFNSSSSSPRATSDLEQARPQTSGEEELQLQLALAMSREESQKEQCCHQGDESLLQKALDESRRESQSGTRESAMLDLVDIFGPSPEPPPAPADPWKSAQPACDITSDPWDTVAVHSSTPVIGSPWMASHSSSNASNPWAPCAKSRTDPWEAAPVSSSPVNHVWDSPTDGGCDGTDPFTAQDMEKSKQEVPQVSSPQPASPTDAELFGVTTDSGPFAGTDSKADFYRTDPQVKPQVNGRESASPEMFDLSRLAPPLSAPPTRVCRTPEAFLGPTGASLVNLDALIPPNPPSKTHNNPFPSGLSAPSPTNPFHCDQPRLTLNQMRPSSTSPLPPNMLSYSPSLPLPLHHQPPTLPSSLTQPPAGLLDLPSNLPQPLLPFCPRPAPHTQSQTHTHSHNPFL